A genomic region of Cannabis sativa cultivar Pink pepper isolate KNU-18-1 chromosome 1, ASM2916894v1, whole genome shotgun sequence contains the following coding sequences:
- the LOC115706947 gene encoding protein ROOT HAIR DEFECTIVE 3 isoform X2 has translation MDDGCCSTQLIDGDGVFNVTGIDSFIKEVKLAECGLSYAVVSIMGPQSSGKSTLLNNLFNTNFREMDAFRGRSQTTKGIWLAKCAGIEPCTLVMDLEGTDGRERGEDDTAFEKQSALFALAVSDIVLINMWCHDIGREQAANKPLLKTVFQVMMRLFSPRKTTLMFVIRDKTRTPLENLEPVLREDIQKIWDSVPKPQAHLETPLSEFFNVEVVALSSYEEKEELFREQVANLRQRFFHSIAPGGLAGDRRGVVPASGFSFSAHEIWKVIKENKDLDLPAHKVMVATVRCEEIANEKFSGFSGNEYWLALEEAVQLGPVTGFGKKLTSILDTCLSEYDAEATYFDEGVRSSKRKQLEEKLLQLVQPAFQTLLGHIRSGTLDKFKEAFEKALDSGEGFSAAAAECSHSYMSLFDERCADAVIEVANWDTSKVRDKVRRDIDAHISLVRDAKISEITAFYEGKLKEALSGPVEALLDGANSETWPAIRKLLRRETESAVSGLSNALSGFDMYEETRSKMLTNLEDYARGVVEAKAKEEAGRVLIRMKDRFTTMFSHDSDSMPRVWTGKEDIRAITKTARSSSLKLLSVMAAIRLDDSDADTIETTLTVALVDSTSGANRDRSITTADPLATSSWEEVPPTKTLITPVQCKSLWRQFKTETEYTVSQAIAAQEANKRNNNWLPPPWAIVALVVLGFNEFMTLLRNPLYLGVIFVAFLLVKALWVQLDISGEFRNGALPGLISLSTKFLPTVMNIIKKLAEEGQVPAANNPQRNPALASKNYQNGVNASSEMSSTGSSEITENDNSSSSKQD, from the exons ATGG ATGATGGTTGCTGTTCTACTCAGCTTATAGATGGAGATGGTGTATTCAATGTCACTGGAATTGACAGTTTCATCAAGGAGGTAAAGTTGGCTGAATGCGGTCTGTCGTACGCGGTTGTCTCCATTATGGGTCCACAAAGTAGTG GAAAGAGTActttattgaataatttattcAACACCAACTTCAGAGAGATGGATGCTTTTAGGGGAAG GTCTCAAACTACTAAAGGTATTTGGTTAGCGAAATGTGCCGGTATCGAGCCCTGTACACTTGTTATGGATTTAGAGGGAACCGATGGAAGAGAAAGAGGAGAG GATGATACAGCATTTGAGAAGCAGAGTGCTCTTTTTGCTCTTGCTGTTTCAGATATTGTTCTTATAAACAT GTGGTGTCATGATATTGGCCGTGAGCAAGCTGCAAATAAGCCTCTTCTAAAAACTGTCTTCCAG GTGATGATGCGGTTGTTTAGTCCACGTAAAACAACTTTGATGTTTGTCATACGTGATAAGACAAGG ACACCATTGGAGAATTTAGAACCTGTTCTTAGAGAAGATATTCAGAAG ATATGGGACTCAGTGCCAAAGCCTCAAGCTCATTTGGAAACTCCTCTGAGTGAATTTTTTAAT GTTGAGGTTGTAGCTCTTTCAAGttatgaagaaaaagaagagctATTTAGGGAGCAG GTTGCTAACTTGAGGCAGAGATTCTTTCACTCGATTGCACCTGGTGGACTTGCTGGAGATCGAAGGGGAGTTGTTCCTGCTTCAGGGTTTTCTTTTAGTGCACATGAAATATGGAAAGTCATCAAGGAAAACAAAGACCTTGATCTTCCTGCCCATAAG GTTATGGTGGCTACTGTGCGCTGTGAAGAAATTGCCAATGAGAAGTTCTCTGGTTTTTCAGGAAATGAG TACTGGCTGGCACTCGAGGAGGCTGTGCAACTTGGTCCTGTTACTGGATTTGGGAAGAAGCTCACTTCAATTCTTGATACCTGTCTGTCAGA GTATGATGCAGAAGCTACATATTTTGATGAAGGTGTCCGATCTTCAAAGCGGAAGCAGCTTGAAGAAAAACTGCTACAA CTTGTACAACCGGCTTTTCAAACTTTGCTGGGACATATAAGATCTGGAACTTTGGATAAATTTAAGGAAGCATTTGAGAAGGCTTTGGATAGTGGCGAGGGATTTTCTGCCGCTGCTGCTGAGTGCTCTCATTCTTATATGTCTCTTTTTGATGAAAGATGTGCAG ATGCTGTTATTGAAGTAGCAAACTGGGACACGTCTAAAGTAAGGGACAAAGTTCGACGTGATATAGATGCCCACATTTCTTTAGTTCGTGATGCCAAGATATCTGAAATTACTGCATTTTATGAG GGCAAACTGAAGGAAGCACTATCAGGACCAGTAGAAGCACTGCTAGATGGAGCAAATAGTGAGACTTGGCCAGCGATAAGAAAACTCCTTCGACGAGAGACTGAATCAGCTGTGTCTGGGCTTTCCAATGCCCTTTCTGGTTTTGACATGTATGAAGAAACAAGAAGTAAAATGCTTACAAATCTAGAGGATTATGCAAGAGGAGTTGTTGAGGCAAAAGCAAAGGAGGAGGCTGGAAGAGTTTTGATCCGTATGAAGGACAG GTTCACAACAATGTTTAGCCACGATTCTGATTCAATGCCTCGTGTTTGGACTGGGAAAGAAGATATTCGAGCTATTACAAAAACTGCACGCTCTTCA TCCTTAAAATTGCTCTCTGTTATGGCTGCTATACGTTTGGACGATTCTGATGCTGATACCATTGAGACCACTTTAACCGTAGCTTTGGTAGATTCCACTAGTGGTGCCAATAGAGATAGGAGCATTACAACGGCTGACCCACTGGCTACGAGCTCATGGGAAGAG GTCCCACCAACAAAAACATTGATCACGCCCGTCCAGTGCAAATCTTTATGGAGGCAATTCAAGACTGAGACAGAGTACACTGTATCACAGGCAATTGCAGCACAG GAAGCCAACAAGAGAAACAACAATTGGTTACCACCTCCATGGGCCATTGTTGCCTTGGTTGTTTTAGGATTCAATGAATTTATGACGCTTTTAAG AAATCCTCTGTATCTGGGAGTAATCTTTGTGGCTTTCTTACTTGTCAAAGCCCTGTGGGTGCAGCTAGATATCTCGGGTGAATTCCGCAATGGTGCT CTTCCTGGACTTATTTCCTTGTCAACCAAGTTCCTCCCCACTGTTatgaacataataaaaaaattagcagAAGAAGGGCAAGTGCCTGCAGCAAACAATCCTCAAAGGAACCCTGCCCTGGCATCGAAAAACTACCAGAATGGAGTTAATGCTAGTAGTGAGATGTCATCTACCGGTTCGTCCGAAATTACAGAGAATGACAACTCTAGCTCCTCAAAACAAGACTAA
- the LOC115706947 gene encoding protein ROOT HAIR DEFECTIVE 3 isoform X1 — MADDGCCSTQLIDGDGVFNVTGIDSFIKEVKLAECGLSYAVVSIMGPQSSGKSTLLNNLFNTNFREMDAFRGRSQTTKGIWLAKCAGIEPCTLVMDLEGTDGRERGEDDTAFEKQSALFALAVSDIVLINMWCHDIGREQAANKPLLKTVFQVMMRLFSPRKTTLMFVIRDKTRTPLENLEPVLREDIQKIWDSVPKPQAHLETPLSEFFNVEVVALSSYEEKEELFREQVANLRQRFFHSIAPGGLAGDRRGVVPASGFSFSAHEIWKVIKENKDLDLPAHKVMVATVRCEEIANEKFSGFSGNEYWLALEEAVQLGPVTGFGKKLTSILDTCLSEYDAEATYFDEGVRSSKRKQLEEKLLQLVQPAFQTLLGHIRSGTLDKFKEAFEKALDSGEGFSAAAAECSHSYMSLFDERCADAVIEVANWDTSKVRDKVRRDIDAHISLVRDAKISEITAFYEGKLKEALSGPVEALLDGANSETWPAIRKLLRRETESAVSGLSNALSGFDMYEETRSKMLTNLEDYARGVVEAKAKEEAGRVLIRMKDRFTTMFSHDSDSMPRVWTGKEDIRAITKTARSSSLKLLSVMAAIRLDDSDADTIETTLTVALVDSTSGANRDRSITTADPLATSSWEEVPPTKTLITPVQCKSLWRQFKTETEYTVSQAIAAQEANKRNNNWLPPPWAIVALVVLGFNEFMTLLRNPLYLGVIFVAFLLVKALWVQLDISGEFRNGALPGLISLSTKFLPTVMNIIKKLAEEGQVPAANNPQRNPALASKNYQNGVNASSEMSSTGSSEITENDNSSSSKQD; from the exons ATGG CAGATGATGGTTGCTGTTCTACTCAGCTTATAGATGGAGATGGTGTATTCAATGTCACTGGAATTGACAGTTTCATCAAGGAGGTAAAGTTGGCTGAATGCGGTCTGTCGTACGCGGTTGTCTCCATTATGGGTCCACAAAGTAGTG GAAAGAGTActttattgaataatttattcAACACCAACTTCAGAGAGATGGATGCTTTTAGGGGAAG GTCTCAAACTACTAAAGGTATTTGGTTAGCGAAATGTGCCGGTATCGAGCCCTGTACACTTGTTATGGATTTAGAGGGAACCGATGGAAGAGAAAGAGGAGAG GATGATACAGCATTTGAGAAGCAGAGTGCTCTTTTTGCTCTTGCTGTTTCAGATATTGTTCTTATAAACAT GTGGTGTCATGATATTGGCCGTGAGCAAGCTGCAAATAAGCCTCTTCTAAAAACTGTCTTCCAG GTGATGATGCGGTTGTTTAGTCCACGTAAAACAACTTTGATGTTTGTCATACGTGATAAGACAAGG ACACCATTGGAGAATTTAGAACCTGTTCTTAGAGAAGATATTCAGAAG ATATGGGACTCAGTGCCAAAGCCTCAAGCTCATTTGGAAACTCCTCTGAGTGAATTTTTTAAT GTTGAGGTTGTAGCTCTTTCAAGttatgaagaaaaagaagagctATTTAGGGAGCAG GTTGCTAACTTGAGGCAGAGATTCTTTCACTCGATTGCACCTGGTGGACTTGCTGGAGATCGAAGGGGAGTTGTTCCTGCTTCAGGGTTTTCTTTTAGTGCACATGAAATATGGAAAGTCATCAAGGAAAACAAAGACCTTGATCTTCCTGCCCATAAG GTTATGGTGGCTACTGTGCGCTGTGAAGAAATTGCCAATGAGAAGTTCTCTGGTTTTTCAGGAAATGAG TACTGGCTGGCACTCGAGGAGGCTGTGCAACTTGGTCCTGTTACTGGATTTGGGAAGAAGCTCACTTCAATTCTTGATACCTGTCTGTCAGA GTATGATGCAGAAGCTACATATTTTGATGAAGGTGTCCGATCTTCAAAGCGGAAGCAGCTTGAAGAAAAACTGCTACAA CTTGTACAACCGGCTTTTCAAACTTTGCTGGGACATATAAGATCTGGAACTTTGGATAAATTTAAGGAAGCATTTGAGAAGGCTTTGGATAGTGGCGAGGGATTTTCTGCCGCTGCTGCTGAGTGCTCTCATTCTTATATGTCTCTTTTTGATGAAAGATGTGCAG ATGCTGTTATTGAAGTAGCAAACTGGGACACGTCTAAAGTAAGGGACAAAGTTCGACGTGATATAGATGCCCACATTTCTTTAGTTCGTGATGCCAAGATATCTGAAATTACTGCATTTTATGAG GGCAAACTGAAGGAAGCACTATCAGGACCAGTAGAAGCACTGCTAGATGGAGCAAATAGTGAGACTTGGCCAGCGATAAGAAAACTCCTTCGACGAGAGACTGAATCAGCTGTGTCTGGGCTTTCCAATGCCCTTTCTGGTTTTGACATGTATGAAGAAACAAGAAGTAAAATGCTTACAAATCTAGAGGATTATGCAAGAGGAGTTGTTGAGGCAAAAGCAAAGGAGGAGGCTGGAAGAGTTTTGATCCGTATGAAGGACAG GTTCACAACAATGTTTAGCCACGATTCTGATTCAATGCCTCGTGTTTGGACTGGGAAAGAAGATATTCGAGCTATTACAAAAACTGCACGCTCTTCA TCCTTAAAATTGCTCTCTGTTATGGCTGCTATACGTTTGGACGATTCTGATGCTGATACCATTGAGACCACTTTAACCGTAGCTTTGGTAGATTCCACTAGTGGTGCCAATAGAGATAGGAGCATTACAACGGCTGACCCACTGGCTACGAGCTCATGGGAAGAG GTCCCACCAACAAAAACATTGATCACGCCCGTCCAGTGCAAATCTTTATGGAGGCAATTCAAGACTGAGACAGAGTACACTGTATCACAGGCAATTGCAGCACAG GAAGCCAACAAGAGAAACAACAATTGGTTACCACCTCCATGGGCCATTGTTGCCTTGGTTGTTTTAGGATTCAATGAATTTATGACGCTTTTAAG AAATCCTCTGTATCTGGGAGTAATCTTTGTGGCTTTCTTACTTGTCAAAGCCCTGTGGGTGCAGCTAGATATCTCGGGTGAATTCCGCAATGGTGCT CTTCCTGGACTTATTTCCTTGTCAACCAAGTTCCTCCCCACTGTTatgaacataataaaaaaattagcagAAGAAGGGCAAGTGCCTGCAGCAAACAATCCTCAAAGGAACCCTGCCCTGGCATCGAAAAACTACCAGAATGGAGTTAATGCTAGTAGTGAGATGTCATCTACCGGTTCGTCCGAAATTACAGAGAATGACAACTCTAGCTCCTCAAAACAAGACTAA